From one Eucalyptus grandis isolate ANBG69807.140 chromosome 9, ASM1654582v1, whole genome shotgun sequence genomic stretch:
- the LOC104424862 gene encoding formimidoyltransferase-cyclodeaminase, which produces MLKMMLACCKVYISESRNRSALEVIERAAKQFPEAAVLNKFEDEIYNRVGYTVVSRLAQKSPSDSCPLRSAVLAMVKAAFDAIDLESHSGSHPRLGVVDHICFHPLGQTSLDQVATIARSLAVDIGSGLQVPAFLYGVAHEDGRTLDSIRRELGYFKPNASGNLWIGGPNSQFLPLKPDEGPPQAAQGKGVIVIGATRWVDNYNVPLYSSDIATIRRIAKRVSGRRGGKAMALTHGDGIIEVALLIQVKLEQTMFSSKLSDLQGRRVCLWGRGISPTSHRRI; this is translated from the exons ATGTTAAAAATGATGCTTGCCTGCTGCAAGGTATACATCTCTGAAAGCCGAAACAGGTCTGCACTTGAGGTGATTGAACGAGCAGCTAAACAATTTCCAGAAGCAGCAGTGCTCAACAAGTTCGAAGATGAAATCTACAATAGGGTTGGCTACACAGTTGTGTCTAGATTGGCTCAGAAGTCGCCCTCAGATTCATGTCCTTTGAGAAGTGCTGTATTAGCAATGGTTAAGGCTGCATTTGATGCGATTGACCTTGAGTCGCATAGCGGAAGTCATCCTAGGCTTGGGGTTGTTGACCACATCTGCTTTCATCCCTTGGGTCAGACTTCTCTGGACCAAGTGGCCACCATTGCAAGGTCCTTGGCAGTTGACATTGGCTCTGGTCTTCAAG TACCTGCTTTTCTGTATGGAGTGGCCCATGAAGATGGTAGGACACTcgattcaattagaagagagtTGGGGTATTTCAAGCCTAATGCAAGTGGAAACCTGTGGATAGGTGGTCCAAATTCACAGTTCTTGCCCCTGAAGCCAGACGAAGGTCCACCTCAAGCAGCCCAAGGAAAAGGGGTCATTGTGATTGGAGCAACTCGATGGGTAGATAACTACAATGTCCCTCTATATTCTAGTGATATAGCCACTATCCGAAGAATTGCAAAACGAGTGAGTGGAAGAAGAGGCGGAAAAGCCATGGCACTCACTCACGGTGATGGTATCATTGAAGTGGCATTGTTGATCCAAGTAAAGTTGGAGCAAACGATGTTCAGCTCGAAGTTGAGCGACTTGCAAGGGAGGAGGGTTTGTCTGTGGGGAAGGGGTATTTCACCGACTTCTCACAGGAGGATATAA
- the LOC120288527 gene encoding protein LTO1 homolog, protein MRKGSSSTASPSNGREGKAPSDRSTDVRPEPADTSSDILDSSLDLEEAHFREGYSDGHRHGVAAGREEGRQVGLKTGFETGEEVGLYRGCVGVRGSAIRADPTRYSARVQKSVRTMEALLDGHPTTEPEDELVQEMVGDLRLKSRAVRASLGAKLENRGYLKGVDNEDVEF, encoded by the exons ATGCGTAAAG GTTCGAGTTCGACGGCGTCTCCGTCGAACGGTCGCGAAGGGAAAGCTCCATCCGATCGCAGCACGGACGTCCGACCCGAACCCGCCGACACCAGCTCCGACATTTTGGACTCGTCCCTCGACCTCGAGGAAGCTCACTTCCGGGAAGGCTACAGCGACGGCCACCGCCACGGGGTCGCCGCCGGCAGGGAGGAGGGCCGCCAGGTGGGCCTCAAGACGGGCTTCGAGACCGGCGAGGAGGTCGGGCTTTACCGCGGCTGCGTCGGGGTACGGGGCTCGGCCATCCGGGCCGATCCGACCCGGTACTCGGCCCGGGTCCAGAAGAGCGTGCGGACGATGGAGGCGCTGCTGGACGGGCACCCGACGACGGAGCCGGAGGACGAGCTGGTGCAGGAGATGGTGGGGGATCTGCGGTTGAAGTCCAGGGCCGTGCGCGCGAGCCTGGgggcaaaattggaaaacaGGGGGTATTTAAAGGGCGTGGATAATGAGGATGTGGAGTTTTGA